AGGTTTTTAATGATCTTTTGTGTGTTAAAATAATCGATCACCAAAGTCCCATCCGCCTTTAATCCTTTTCTAAAAGATTTTAAAGCATTTACATGGTCCTTCTCCGTATCAAAATAACCAAAACTGGTAAACAAGTTCAGCGCGATGTCGAAGTAATTGATGAAACATAACTTCCGCATGTCATGAACAAAAAAGTGAAGGTGCTTTTGTTCAAATTGTTGCGCATATTTAATACTCTGCTCCGAAAGGTCTATACCTGTTACATCATAACCCTTTTTGTTGAGATAGATGGCATGTCGGCCTCGGCCACAGGCGATATCCAGGATTCTGGATTCAGCAGCAGGCTTTAAATAAGCCGATAAATTGTCAATTAGAAATTCAGCCTCAGCATCATTACGTTGACTGTAAAGAATATGATAATAAGGCGAGTTGAACCAATATTGAAACCATTTGCGCTGCATAGAGCCAGTATTTTTGATGTTTAGAAAAAGACAAATATAGTGTTTTGGTTAGCAACCGATGAGATTATTATTATAGTAAATGCAATTTAACTGCATTTACTATAATAATGACTAAAGTTAAATAATCGGTTCCCTGATTTTTTCTTATTTTTGAAGAAAACTGAATAACTTGACACTAATAAAATCTATCTCCGGTATCAGGGGCACGATTGGCGGCGTTGCCGGCAACGGTTTAACCCCCATAGACATTGTAAAATTCACAGCAGCTTACGGCTCATGGGTAATTGACAAAACCAGCATTAAAAAGATTGTTCTTGGTCGTGATGCCAGGATTTCTGGTGAAATGGTGAATAACCTTGTTATAGGAACCCTGCAAGGATTAGGTATCGAAGTAATAGACCTTGGTTTATCTACAACACCAACGGTAGAAATTGCTGTTCCTATGGAAAAGGCAGGTGGTGGGATCATTTTAACCGCAAGTCACAATCCAAAACAATGGAATGCCCTTAAATTATTAAACGATAAAGGTGAATTTATTAGTGATGCAGATGGAAAAGAAGTGTTGGAGATCGCTGAAAAATCTGAATTTGAATTCGCCGATGTAGATAGCCTTGGGAAAGTAATTCCAAATGATACTTATCTGCAAAAACATATAGACATTATCCTGGCGTTGCCATTGGTTGATGTAGAGGCTATAAAAAAAGCTAATTTTAAGATAGCCATTGACTGTGTAAACTCTACAGGAGGAATATTTGTCCCGGCTTTATTAAAAGCTTTAGGAGTAGAGACCGTATATGAGTTATATTGTGAACCTAATGGTCATTTTCCGCATAATCCTGAACCACTGCCGGAAAATTTAACTGAAATTGCTAAAGTAGTACAGAGCAAACAAGCTGATTTAGGTATTGTAGTTGATCCGGATGTAGACCGTTTGTGCTTTGTTTGTGAAGATGGTGAGATGTTTGGCGAAGAGTATACACTTGTGGCAGTTGCCGATTATATCCTTCAAAATACACCAGGTAATGCGGTATCTAACCTGTCTTCGACAAGGGCATTGCGTGATGTTACCGAAAGAGCAGGTGGTGAATACCATGCATCAGCAGTAGGTGAGGTAAATGTTGTAAACCAGATGAAAGCAACAAATGCAGTGATTGGCGGTGAAGGTAATGGGGGTATCATCTATCCAGAATTGCATTATGGTCGTGATGCTTTAGTGGGTATTGCATTGTTCTTAACACATCTGGCAAAATTTGGAAAGCCTATTTCTTTATTGCGTAAAAGCTATCCCGAATATTTCATTTCTAAAAATAAGATCACTTTAACGCCAGAGATGGATATCGATGCCTTATTGATTAAAGTACAGGAAAAATATAAAGATCAACCAAATACGACCATTGATGGATTGAAGATCGAATTTGATAAGGAATGGGTACACCTGCGCCGCTCTAACACCGAGCCAATTATTCGCATTTATAGCGAGGCAGGAACCGAAACGGTAGCCGGGAACCTTGCTGAAAAGATCATATCTGATATTAAGGAAATATTAAAGTTGAACTAGGGGGAATGGAAAGAATCTATTTAGACAATGCTGCAACCACACCTTTAGATAAGGAAGTAATGGCCGAAATGATGAATGTAATGAGCAATTATTACGGAAACCCTTCATCTATTCATGCGCAGGGTCGCGAAGTACGCACCTTGATTGAAAAAGCAAGAAAAACGGTAGCCGGATTGTTAAATGCAACACCAGCCGAGATATTTTTTACTTCAGGAGGTACAGAAGCTGATAATACAGCCATTCGTTGTGGTATCGCAGCATATAACATCAAACATGCCATCACTACTAAAATAGAACACCATGCGGTTGAACATACTTTAGATAGCCTGTTAAAGCAAGGTGTAATTGATAAGCTGAGTTTTGTAGACATTGATGAAAAAGGCAATATAGATTATAATCACCTCGAAGAGCTATTAAAAAACAATGAGCGTTCTTTCGTATCCTTAATGCATGCCAATAATGAATTGGGCACTTTAACGGATATAGAAAGGGTAGGAGATCTCTGTGAAACCTACAATGCCATATATCATTGCGACACGGTACAAACCATGGGGCATTATGTCCATGATGTAAGAAAGATGAAGGCACATTTTATTGTTTGTGCAGCTCATAAATTGCATGGACCTAAAGGTGTTGGTTTCTTATTTGTAAACCATAATGTTAAAATTAGTCCGATGATTTTTGGTGGAGCACAAGAACGTAATATGCGTGGCGGTACCGAAAATGTATACGGAATTGTAGGCTTAGCCAAAGCGCTGGAAATTGCTTATGCAGAAATGGAGCTACACCAAAAACATATTCAGGAGCTGAAAAGCTATATGAAAGATAAGTTGGTTGCAGAAATACCAGGTATTGCCTTTAATGGAGAGACCGATCCGGACAAGAGTTTGTACACTGTATTGAATGTTTCTTTCCCTGAAATGGATATGGCAGATATGTTGTTGTTTAATCTGGATATTAATGGCGTTTCCGCTTCGGGGGGCAGTGCTTGCTCATCAGGATCAAACATTGGTTCTCATGTGCTTACAGGCATTCATGCAGATCCAAATAGACCCTCTGTCCGCTTTTCCTTTAGTAAATACAATACCAAAGCAGAGCTTGATTTTGTCGTAGAAAAGTTAAAAGAAATTGTGGATAAAAACATCTCCGTTTAATCGAAACACAAAAAGTATCAGGATTGTTTATGGTATAGCAAACAGGATTTGTTAACATAAATACTTTTGATTATGAAAACAATAAAAAAAGGTGAGGGCAAAAAAGTAGTATCCAAAAAAAAAGATCCCAAAGACGAAGCGCACGAAAGACATGCTCACAGAAAAACTGTTTATAAGGAAACAGAAGAACTGATCAGTGAAAAAGAAGATGATAGCGGCGAAACTTCCTCTGTTGTGGATATGGGAAGGACAGATTTTATTATCAGACCAAAAAGAAAGAATAGGCCCCTGGGGTCTAGCCATGAACCTGGAACCATGCCAGGAAGAGATATATAACCAGAGTTAAAAAAGAAGGGTTTGTGCAGCACACAAACCCTTCTTTTTTATATTACCTTAAACTTAGTGTTTCATCATTTTAAGGAATGACGCCAGTTTTGCTTTCATCGCTCTGCGGTCAACTATAAAATCTAAAAAGCCGTGCTCTAAAACAAACTCAGCAGTTTGGAACCCCTTAGGTAAATCTTTTTTAATCGTTTCTTTAATTACCCTTGGTCCGGCAAAACCGATCAATGAACCCGGTTCAGCAATATTAATATCACCCAGCATAGCATACGATGCAGTTACACCACCCGTAGTAGGATCTGTTAATAAAGAGATGTATGGGATTTTAGCCTGACTTAATAAAGCCAGTTTAGCCGAAGTTTTAGCCATTTGCATTAATGAAAATGCAGCCTCCATCATCCTTGCTCCACCTGATTTTGAAATCATCAGGAAAGGGATTTTGTGTTTAATACTATAATCAATAGAGCGGGCAATCTTTTCACCCACTACAGATCCCATTGATCCGCCGATAAAATTGAAGTCCATGCAGGCAACCACAAGGTCTTCACCTTCGATTTTACCATGAGCAGCCCTTATCGCGTCTTTTAAGCCGGTTTTAGCCATGCTTTCTACCAAACGCTCTTTATAAGGCTTACTGTCCGTGAACTCCAATGGATCTCCTGAGGTCAGGTTTGCAAATAGCTCTGTAAATTGATTATTATCAAACAATACCTCAAAATATTCTTTAGAACCAACCCGCAAATGATAGCTGCAGTATTGGCAAACATATTTATTTTCTACAAGGTCTGCACTATGTAACGCTTTCTTGCAATTAGGGCACTTGTTCCATAAACCATCTGGTGCCTCTTTCTTTTCTTCCGTTAATGTACTGATACCTTTTTTTTCTCTCTTAAACCAAGCCATGTTATTTGTTGAAAAATGCGATTACAAAGAAACAAAAAAAAATTAGAACAGTTTAAGGTTGTTTTCATTAGTATGGAACCTCATAATGGTTTCACTAAAAATAATGACGATTAACTTGGCCTGTTTGATATTTTTCATAACTTCGGCATATCTAAAATTAAAAATAATGAGTTTAAAAGGCTATAAAGGCGTAATTTACGGAGATGCTGTTCAGGAGTTGTTTGAACAGGCTAAAAAACATCAGTTTGCTTTACCGGCAGTAAATGTTACAGGAACCAACACCATTAACGCGGTAATGGAAACAGCGAAAGCAGTTAATTCACCTGTTATGATCCAGTTGTCTAATGGTGGTGCACAGTTTTATGCAGGAAAAACATTAAACAATGACAATTTGAACGCATGTGTGCTAGGTGCAGTATCGGCAGCGAAACACGTTCATTTATTGGCAGAACATTATGGAGTAGCAGTAGTATTACATACAGACCATGCTGCTAAAAAATTATTGCCATGGATTGATGGATTGCTGGACCACGGCGAAAAATTCTTCGCAGAGCATGGTAAGCCATTGTTCTCTTCTCACATGCTTGATCTTTCGGAAGAACCAATCGAAGAAAACATGGAGATCTCTGCTAAATATTTAGCGCGTATGGCTAAAATGGGCATGACCATCGAAATCGAGCTTGGTGTTACCGGTGGTGAGGAAGATGGTGTAGACAACAGTGATGTAGATAGCTCTAAATTATATACACAACCTTCAGAAGTAGCCTATGCTTACGAAGAATTGAGTAAAGTAAGCGATAAGTTTACTGTTGCAGCAGCATTTGGTAACGTTCATGGTGTATATAAGCCAGGTAATGTTAAGTTACAACCGGTGATCCTTAAAAACTCTCAGGATTTCATCAAAGAGAAATTTAACCTTACAGCCGAAAAACCAATCAACTTTGTATTCCATGGTGGTTCAGGTTCTTCACAAGAAGAAATCAGAGAAGCAATTTCTTATGGAGCCATTAAAATGAATATCGACACCGATATGCAATGGGCAATGTGGGAAGGTATTTTAGATTATTATAAAGCTAATGAAGCTTATCTTCAAGGCCAGATCGGAAACCCTGATGGCGAAGATAAACCAAATAAAAAATATTACGATCCACGTGTTTGGTTACGTAAAGGTGAAGAGCAATTTGTTAAACGCTTAACGCAGGCATTTGAAGATTTAAACTGCAAAAACGCAAGCGATAAGTTATAATTTTCGATATTAAAAAAATAAAGCGCTGCAAGACTACTCTTGTGGCGCTTTATTTGTTAAATGAAAGCTATGGAAACCGAACTTCAGGTAATTAAAATAAAGAATGAAGCAGATCTTGAAAAAGCATTTGCTGTAAGGAAAAAGGTATTTGTTGAAGAACAAAACTGTCCACCAGAATTGGAATGGGAAAACGAAGACGTATCGACTCATTTTCTGGCCGAACTAAATGGTGTACCTTGTGGTGCCTGCCGTTGGCGTAAAACCGATGCCGGCTATAAACTAGAGCGTTTTGCAGTGTTAAAAGAATTTAGAGGAAAAAAGATAGGACAGGCACTGGTTGCAGCAGCACTTGCCGATTTGCCGGACAGTGCCCATTACATTTACCTCAATGCTCAATTGGATGCCATGGGCCTATATTCCAGATTTGGCTTTGTAGCCGAAGGAGAACAGTTTGAAGAAGCCGGAATCCAGCACTTTAAAATGGTAAAAAAAGGGTAGTCCGTTTTGTTGGCGGTAAATGCTATAAAAATACTTTGCCGGAGAAGCGTAAGGCCTCCTGCCACTTATCCATATTCAGGTTTAGGATTTCTCCCTTACTGTTTAGATAACTGATCAGATCTTCCGTCGCCATGTTACCGGTTAAATCATCTGCGGCCATTGGGCAACCACCAAAACCTTTCAAAGCACTGTCAAAACGTTTGCAGCCACTTTCGTAGGCAGCCTGTATTTTTTCAAAGCGGGTATTGGGGGTACTGTGTAAATGAAGGCCAATTTCAACGTTTTTAGCCTGATCGCTGTGCTCAAAACGTTGAACCAGCGAGGGGAGGATTTCTTTTATTTTTTCCGGAGTAGATACCCCGGTGGTATCAGATAAGGCCAGTATCTGAGCGCCATTTTGTACCAACTCATCCGCCCATCTTTCTATAATTTCTACATTCCACTCATCTCCATAAGGATTTCCAAAACCCATAGATAAATAGATGACTGCCGTTTTATCACGTTTGCTACACAACTCTAAAAGCCGCTTCACGGTATCCAATGATTGAGCAATGCTGGAATTTGTATTGCGTTGCTGGAAAGTCTCAGAAATAGAAAAAGGGAAACCAAGGTAATTAATCTCCGGATGTATCGAAGCCTCTTCAGCACCTCTTAAATTGGCTACAATGGCCAGTAACTTTGACGTTGTGCTTCCTAAATCAAGTTTTGATAACACTTCGGCAGTATCCCGAAGTTGTGGAATTGCCTTTGGTGAAACAAAACTGCCAAAATCTATGGTATCAAAACCCACTTGCAGCAGTAAATTAATATAAGCAGCCTTTAAATCCGTGTCAATAAAATCATGGATGCCTTGCATTGCATCCCTTGGACATTCAATCAGTTTAATGGTTTGTTGTTGAATCATGAGGAGTAGATATTTCTTCTAAGTCTTTAGGGTGGATAAACGGACGGATAATAAGTCTGGTGCCCCGGTCGTAACTAAAATAGCTCCATACCCAGTTTACAAACACCACCAGTTTATTTCTAAATCCTACCAGCGTCATCAAATGTACAAACATCCAGGTAAACCAGGCAAATATACCCTGAAATCTGATCTTATGTATGTCTACCACCGCTCTGTTCCTTCCAACCGTGGCCATGGTGCCTTTATCGAAATATTTAAAAGGTTCTACCGGTTTCTTCTCAATGATGTTTAATAGGTTTTTAGCCAGCATTTTTCCCTGCTGTATGGCAGCAGGGGCAACCCCCGGGTGCCCGTTAGGGAATTCCGGGCTAATCATGGCTGCAACATCGCCAATGGCATAAATGTTCGTATAACCATCAACAAGGTTTACTTCATTCACCTTTAGCCGGTTTCCTCTGACT
This is a stretch of genomic DNA from Candidatus Pedobacter colombiensis. It encodes these proteins:
- a CDS encoding class I SAM-dependent methyltransferase, with amino-acid sequence MQRKWFQYWFNSPYYHILYSQRNDAEAEFLIDNLSAYLKPAAESRILDIACGRGRHAIYLNKKGYDVTGIDLSEQSIKYAQQFEQKHLHFFVHDMRKLCFINYFDIALNLFTSFGYFDTEKDHVNALKSFRKGLKADGTLVIDYFNTQKIIKNLTHKETKTIEGIEFHLSKFVANGKIIKHINFEHRDKPYAFEERVQAFELADFERMFAKSGLQITAKFGSYALEEFDKNKSDRLILICKKV
- the glmM gene encoding phosphoglucosamine mutase — its product is MTLIKSISGIRGTIGGVAGNGLTPIDIVKFTAAYGSWVIDKTSIKKIVLGRDARISGEMVNNLVIGTLQGLGIEVIDLGLSTTPTVEIAVPMEKAGGGIILTASHNPKQWNALKLLNDKGEFISDADGKEVLEIAEKSEFEFADVDSLGKVIPNDTYLQKHIDIILALPLVDVEAIKKANFKIAIDCVNSTGGIFVPALLKALGVETVYELYCEPNGHFPHNPEPLPENLTEIAKVVQSKQADLGIVVDPDVDRLCFVCEDGEMFGEEYTLVAVADYILQNTPGNAVSNLSSTRALRDVTERAGGEYHASAVGEVNVVNQMKATNAVIGGEGNGGIIYPELHYGRDALVGIALFLTHLAKFGKPISLLRKSYPEYFISKNKITLTPEMDIDALLIKVQEKYKDQPNTTIDGLKIEFDKEWVHLRRSNTEPIIRIYSEAGTETVAGNLAEKIISDIKEILKLN
- a CDS encoding cysteine desulfurase family protein, encoding MERIYLDNAATTPLDKEVMAEMMNVMSNYYGNPSSIHAQGREVRTLIEKARKTVAGLLNATPAEIFFTSGGTEADNTAIRCGIAAYNIKHAITTKIEHHAVEHTLDSLLKQGVIDKLSFVDIDEKGNIDYNHLEELLKNNERSFVSLMHANNELGTLTDIERVGDLCETYNAIYHCDTVQTMGHYVHDVRKMKAHFIVCAAHKLHGPKGVGFLFVNHNVKISPMIFGGAQERNMRGGTENVYGIVGLAKALEIAYAEMELHQKHIQELKSYMKDKLVAEIPGIAFNGETDPDKSLYTVLNVSFPEMDMADMLLFNLDINGVSASGGSACSSGSNIGSHVLTGIHADPNRPSVRFSFSKYNTKAELDFVVEKLKEIVDKNISV
- the accD gene encoding acetyl-CoA carboxylase, carboxyltransferase subunit beta — translated: MAWFKREKKGISTLTEEKKEAPDGLWNKCPNCKKALHSADLVENKYVCQYCSYHLRVGSKEYFEVLFDNNQFTELFANLTSGDPLEFTDSKPYKERLVESMAKTGLKDAIRAAHGKIEGEDLVVACMDFNFIGGSMGSVVGEKIARSIDYSIKHKIPFLMISKSGGARMMEAAFSLMQMAKTSAKLALLSQAKIPYISLLTDPTTGGVTASYAMLGDINIAEPGSLIGFAGPRVIKETIKKDLPKGFQTAEFVLEHGFLDFIVDRRAMKAKLASFLKMMKH
- the fbaA gene encoding class II fructose-bisphosphate aldolase; protein product: MSLKGYKGVIYGDAVQELFEQAKKHQFALPAVNVTGTNTINAVMETAKAVNSPVMIQLSNGGAQFYAGKTLNNDNLNACVLGAVSAAKHVHLLAEHYGVAVVLHTDHAAKKLLPWIDGLLDHGEKFFAEHGKPLFSSHMLDLSEEPIEENMEISAKYLARMAKMGMTIEIELGVTGGEEDGVDNSDVDSSKLYTQPSEVAYAYEELSKVSDKFTVAAAFGNVHGVYKPGNVKLQPVILKNSQDFIKEKFNLTAEKPINFVFHGGSGSSQEEIREAISYGAIKMNIDTDMQWAMWEGILDYYKANEAYLQGQIGNPDGEDKPNKKYYDPRVWLRKGEEQFVKRLTQAFEDLNCKNASDKL
- a CDS encoding GNAT family N-acetyltransferase — translated: METELQVIKIKNEADLEKAFAVRKKVFVEEQNCPPELEWENEDVSTHFLAELNGVPCGACRWRKTDAGYKLERFAVLKEFRGKKIGQALVAAALADLPDSAHYIYLNAQLDAMGLYSRFGFVAEGEQFEEAGIQHFKMVKKG
- a CDS encoding hydroxymethylglutaryl-CoA lyase gives rise to the protein MIQQQTIKLIECPRDAMQGIHDFIDTDLKAAYINLLLQVGFDTIDFGSFVSPKAIPQLRDTAEVLSKLDLGSTTSKLLAIVANLRGAEEASIHPEINYLGFPFSISETFQQRNTNSSIAQSLDTVKRLLELCSKRDKTAVIYLSMGFGNPYGDEWNVEIIERWADELVQNGAQILALSDTTGVSTPEKIKEILPSLVQRFEHSDQAKNVEIGLHLHSTPNTRFEKIQAAYESGCKRFDSALKGFGGCPMAADDLTGNMATEDLISYLNSKGEILNLNMDKWQEALRFSGKVFL